One Roseomonas gilardii subsp. gilardii genomic region harbors:
- a CDS encoding NUDIX hydrolase, protein MVAGQSGVAHLHGMDPRLLRHIQACNDHPDLGRYTPLRLGAEQVGWLPPALAARLPELSPHFRAGPEGVTLDPALASLAERSAALAELAAKLAAEGVFRPRKELFDVRAAPGGPVLAVLDRGAIALLGIPSQGVHLNGLVRRADGLHLWMGWRSRHKPVAPGQLDNIVAGGVPAGLSPRDTLLKEAEEEARMPAALAATARPAGTVSYVMANPDEGLRRDVLHCFDIELPEDFTPVPGDDEVERFELWPAARVLEAVRDGDRVKFNVNLVLIDLFLREGLAGDPGGQLRQGLNRFR, encoded by the coding sequence ATGGTTGCAGGCCAGTCCGGCGTGGCGCATCTGCATGGGATGGACCCGCGCCTCCTCCGCCACATCCAGGCCTGCAACGACCACCCCGATCTCGGCCGGTACACGCCATTGCGCCTGGGTGCCGAACAGGTGGGGTGGCTGCCTCCGGCCCTGGCGGCGCGCCTGCCGGAACTCTCCCCGCATTTCCGGGCGGGTCCGGAGGGCGTGACGCTCGATCCGGCCCTGGCCAGCCTGGCCGAACGCTCCGCCGCCCTGGCGGAGCTGGCGGCGAAGCTGGCCGCCGAAGGGGTCTTCCGGCCGCGGAAGGAGCTGTTCGACGTCCGCGCGGCGCCCGGCGGGCCGGTCCTGGCCGTGCTGGACCGGGGCGCCATCGCCCTTCTCGGCATTCCCAGCCAGGGTGTGCATCTCAACGGGCTGGTGCGCCGGGCGGACGGGCTGCATCTCTGGATGGGCTGGCGCTCCCGCCACAAACCGGTGGCGCCGGGGCAGCTCGACAACATCGTGGCCGGCGGCGTCCCGGCCGGGCTTTCGCCCCGCGACACGCTGCTGAAGGAGGCGGAGGAGGAGGCGCGCATGCCCGCCGCCCTGGCCGCCACCGCGCGGCCGGCCGGCACCGTCTCCTATGTCATGGCGAATCCGGATGAGGGGCTGCGGCGCGACGTGCTGCATTGCTTCGACATCGAGCTGCCCGAGGATTTCACCCCCGTGCCCGGCGATGACGAGGTGGAGCGCTTCGAGCTCTGGCCCGCCGCGCGTGTGCTGGAGGCGGTGCGGGATGGCGACCGGGTGAAGTTCAACGTCAACCTGGTGCTGATCGACCTGTTCCTGCGGGAAGGACTGGCCGGGGACCCCGGCGGCCAGCTCCGCCAGGGCCTGAACCGGTTCCGCTGA
- the ydfG gene encoding bifunctional NADP-dependent 3-hydroxy acid dehydrogenase/3-hydroxypropionate dehydrogenase YdfG: MIVLVTGATAGFGTAITRRFAADGARVIAAGRRAERLEALKAELGADKILPLVLDVRDRAAVLKAVEGLPAEWAAVDVLVNNAGLALGLEPAQQADLDDWDTMVDTNVKGLMYLTRALLPGMIERQRGHVINLGSTAGEWPYPGGNVYGATKAFVRQFSLNLRADLFGTPVRVTDIQPGLVGGTEFSNVRFHGDDAKAGAVYEGADALTPDDIADAIHWVATRPARVNVNMLQVMPVAQSFGPLRVHKPGH, from the coding sequence ATGATCGTTCTCGTCACCGGCGCCACGGCCGGTTTCGGCACCGCCATCACCCGCCGCTTCGCCGCCGACGGGGCGCGCGTCATCGCCGCCGGGCGCCGGGCGGAGCGGCTGGAGGCGCTGAAGGCCGAGCTCGGCGCCGACAAGATCCTGCCCCTGGTGCTGGATGTCCGTGACCGCGCGGCCGTGCTCAAGGCGGTCGAGGGGCTGCCGGCGGAATGGGCCGCCGTCGATGTGCTGGTGAACAATGCCGGCCTCGCCCTCGGCCTGGAGCCTGCCCAGCAGGCCGACCTGGACGACTGGGACACGATGGTGGACACCAACGTGAAGGGGCTGATGTACCTGACCCGCGCGCTGCTGCCGGGCATGATTGAGCGCCAGCGCGGCCATGTCATCAACCTGGGCTCCACCGCCGGCGAGTGGCCCTATCCCGGCGGCAACGTCTATGGCGCCACCAAGGCCTTCGTGCGCCAGTTCAGCCTGAACCTGCGGGCCGACCTTTTCGGCACGCCGGTGCGGGTGACGGACATCCAGCCGGGCCTGGTGGGCGGCACGGAGTTCAGCAATGTCCGCTTCCATGGCGACGACGCGAAGGCCGGCGCCGTCTATGAGGGCGCGGACGCGCTGACGCCGGACGACATCGCCGATGCCATCCACTGGGTCGCGACGCGCCCGGCGCGGGTCAATGTGAACATGCTGCAGGTCATGCCGGTCGCCCAGAGCTTCGGCCCGCTGCGTGTCCACAAGCCGGGCCACTGA